In the Lascolabacillus massiliensis genome, one interval contains:
- a CDS encoding DegT/DnrJ/EryC1/StrS family aminotransferase produces MNKKIWLSLARMTGHEQGFINEAFDTNWVVPLGPNVNGFEQDLELYLNENVHVVALSSGTAAIHLGLLQLGVGPGDEVICQSFTFVASANPIRYLGASPVFIDSEIETWNMSPDLLRIAIKDRIKLTGKKPKAIIPVHLYGMPARMDEIMAIANEYGIPVLEDAAEALGSEYKGRKCGTFGKFACLSFNGNKMITTSGGGALICRTEEEAETTLYYATQARDDTHYYQHSNIGYNYRMSNICAGIGRGQMIEVEQFVSRRRAIHDFYMKELSLIDGITVFDNPSSDFNSNHWLTCILIDSEVTGFTNKDLFLKMKEENIETRPLWKAMHMQPVFEDAPFYGDGTSSDLFRKGLCLPSGASLSDWDLRRVVGVIKDLARYNAPIRSSSKIEKEIGVS; encoded by the coding sequence ATGAACAAAAAGATTTGGCTGTCTCTTGCGCGTATGACTGGCCATGAGCAGGGTTTTATTAATGAGGCGTTCGATACGAATTGGGTGGTTCCGCTTGGACCAAATGTGAATGGTTTTGAGCAGGATCTGGAGTTGTATCTTAATGAGAATGTGCATGTGGTGGCACTAAGCTCGGGGACTGCGGCTATTCACCTTGGGCTGCTTCAGCTGGGTGTGGGCCCGGGGGATGAGGTGATCTGCCAGAGCTTTACTTTTGTGGCTTCGGCAAATCCTATCAGGTATCTGGGGGCTTCTCCGGTGTTTATTGATAGTGAGATAGAAACATGGAATATGTCGCCTGATCTTCTCCGTATAGCAATTAAGGATAGGATTAAACTGACGGGCAAGAAGCCTAAGGCTATTATTCCTGTGCATCTGTATGGTATGCCGGCTAGGATGGATGAGATTATGGCAATCGCTAATGAGTATGGTATTCCTGTATTGGAGGATGCTGCAGAGGCGCTGGGATCGGAGTACAAGGGCAGGAAATGCGGCACGTTTGGTAAGTTTGCATGCTTGTCGTTCAACGGTAATAAGATGATTACTACTTCAGGAGGGGGTGCATTGATTTGCCGTACTGAGGAGGAGGCTGAAACGACTCTCTATTACGCTACACAGGCTCGTGATGATACTCACTATTATCAGCATTCGAATATTGGTTATAACTACAGGATGAGTAATATCTGTGCCGGTATTGGCAGGGGGCAGATGATTGAGGTGGAACAATTTGTATCCAGAAGGAGGGCTATTCATGATTTCTACATGAAGGAGCTTTCGCTTATTGATGGTATCACGGTTTTTGATAATCCTTCATCTGATTTTAACTCTAATCACTGGCTCACTTGTATTCTTATTGATTCTGAGGTTACCGGATTTACAAATAAAGATCTGTTCCTGAAGATGAAAGAGGAGAATATTGAGACTCGACCGCTTTGGAAGGCTATGCATATGCAACCTGTATTTGAAGATGCGCCTTTCTATGGTGATGGCACCAGCAGTGATCTGTTCCGTAAAGGATTATGCCTGCCATCGGGGGCTTCTCTTTCTGATTGGGATCTTCGCAGAGTGGTTGGTGTGATAAAGGATTTGGCCAGGTATAACGCTCCAATCCGTTCGTCATCAAAAATTGAGAAGGAGATTGGTGTTTCATGA
- a CDS encoding DUF3575 domain-containing protein, with translation MNNYIRITLTVILLALSSLLIKSIGQDLVVKTNLPYLLTTTPNIGVEYAFARNFSFELTGGYNPFKFGEDARLKHWVVWPELRYWTYESLNGHFFGFHGVGGGFDVGGWDLGINKLSKLKNRYVQGSAYGAGISYGYAWVIENRWTIEFTAGVGMARIEYDTYSVSTGAKDGMGRKKYYGPTKGAVSIVYTIR, from the coding sequence ATGAATAACTATATACGAATCACACTAACAGTAATTTTACTAGCTCTATCATCTCTCCTTATTAAATCAATAGGACAGGATCTGGTGGTGAAGACTAACCTACCCTATCTGTTGACAACGACTCCAAATATTGGTGTTGAGTATGCTTTTGCAAGGAATTTCAGCTTTGAACTTACTGGAGGATATAACCCATTCAAGTTTGGTGAGGATGCACGATTAAAGCACTGGGTGGTGTGGCCGGAATTGAGGTACTGGACTTATGAGTCGCTCAACGGTCATTTCTTTGGCTTTCACGGTGTTGGAGGTGGCTTTGATGTTGGTGGCTGGGATCTGGGGATTAACAAGCTTAGTAAGCTTAAAAACAGGTATGTGCAGGGATCGGCATATGGTGCAGGGATTAGCTATGGCTATGCCTGGGTTATTGAAAACAGATGGACAATTGAGTTTACTGCCGGTGTTGGGATGGCACGAATAGAATATGATACATATTCAGTTAGTACCGGTGCTAAGGATGGTATGGGCAGAAAAAAATATTATGGACCAACTAAAGGGGCGGTTTCTATTGTTTATACAATAAGGTAG
- a CDS encoding oligosaccharide flippase family protein yields MEKTTATNSQKNRRIAKNTLMLYFRMILTMLVSFYTSRVILNTLGVEDYGIYNVVGGVVTMFAFFNSAMSSATQRFLSYEIGKSDYDQLRKTFNATQIIHIGIAVLIFILAETVGLWFVKNYLVIPPERLNAAIWVYHFSVLSFMVSIIQVPYNATIIAHERMNVYAYVSIIEVLLKLLIVFMLTWITYDKLKLYGILYFAVVLLIAAIYRIYTRKNFEESKFEVVKDKGLYKTLISYSGWNLFGNIASVTKGQGVNILLNMFFGPTVNAARGIAMQVQSAVNSFVSNFQMAVNPQIIKSYAADEKGYMSSLVIRSSKFSFYLLYILSLPIIIEIDQILKLWLKTVPEYSSIFTILVLVIILIDCVSGPLMTAIQATGKIKVYQAVVGSLLTLILPISYILLKKGYSPEITLYVNIIISIIALSFRLYLVWKLLEFPVKTFIREILLKNIVVILLTLALPLFIRYYMDEKIIRLIIIVFVTIIWNSIIVYSIGFNSSERKFVISGFNKILKRE; encoded by the coding sequence TTGGAAAAAACTACTGCAACAAATTCACAAAAAAACAGGCGTATTGCGAAGAATACATTAATGTTGTATTTTAGGATGATACTAACAATGTTAGTATCCTTTTATACTTCTCGTGTAATACTGAATACACTGGGTGTTGAAGACTATGGTATTTATAACGTTGTAGGTGGAGTTGTGACAATGTTTGCATTTTTCAATAGTGCAATGTCTTCAGCAACACAAAGATTTCTTTCATATGAAATTGGTAAAAGTGATTATGACCAACTTAGAAAGACCTTTAACGCTACACAAATAATTCATATCGGTATTGCAGTACTTATATTTATATTAGCAGAAACGGTTGGTTTATGGTTTGTGAAAAACTACTTGGTAATTCCACCGGAAAGGTTAAATGCAGCCATATGGGTTTACCATTTCTCGGTGCTCTCTTTTATGGTGTCTATCATACAAGTACCTTATAACGCAACCATCATAGCCCATGAGCGAATGAATGTTTATGCTTATGTAAGCATTATTGAGGTACTACTTAAGTTATTAATTGTATTTATGCTGACCTGGATTACTTATGATAAACTCAAACTGTATGGAATATTGTATTTTGCAGTAGTGTTACTTATTGCTGCAATATATAGAATATATACTCGTAAAAATTTTGAAGAGTCAAAATTTGAAGTAGTAAAGGATAAAGGACTTTATAAAACATTAATTAGTTATTCGGGGTGGAATCTTTTTGGTAATATAGCGAGTGTGACAAAAGGACAAGGAGTTAATATATTATTAAATATGTTTTTTGGTCCAACAGTAAATGCAGCCAGAGGCATTGCAATGCAAGTGCAGTCTGCTGTTAATAGTTTTGTAAGCAACTTTCAAATGGCTGTAAACCCTCAAATCATTAAATCTTATGCTGCTGATGAAAAAGGATATATGTCGTCATTGGTAATTAGAAGTTCAAAATTTTCATTTTACCTATTATATATACTCTCATTACCTATTATCATTGAAATAGATCAAATATTAAAATTATGGTTGAAGACGGTGCCTGAATATTCTTCAATATTTACAATTTTAGTGTTAGTTATTATTTTGATAGACTGTGTTTCAGGTCCATTAATGACAGCTATTCAAGCAACAGGCAAAATCAAAGTGTATCAGGCGGTGGTTGGTTCACTTTTAACACTCATATTACCAATATCATATATATTATTAAAAAAGGGCTATTCTCCTGAGATTACCCTTTATGTAAACATTATTATTTCAATAATTGCATTATCATTTAGATTATATCTGGTATGGAAGTTATTAGAATTTCCGGTAAAAACATTTATTCGTGAGATTTTGTTGAAAAATATTGTTGTTATTCTGCTTACTCTTGCTCTACCTCTTTTCATACGTTACTACATGGACGAAAAAATTATTCGTCTTATAATCATAGTATTTGTTACTATAATTTGGAATTCAATAATCGTATATTCTATAGGTTTTAACAGTTCTGAAAGGAAGTTTGTAATCAGTGGTTTCAATAAAATATTAAAAAGAGAATGA